The Enteractinococcus fodinae genome has a segment encoding these proteins:
- a CDS encoding TetR/AcrR family transcriptional regulator: MKSETSSSKGKSVPQFLPRVLATRKALLEGARRAFVEHGGFAQTSIDAIVARSQSSLGSLYNQYGSKAEIFLALYEDYHSKLWQVSHAAIQGSRDAGEPDPLRQYLEGLKAYLRECWEERDLTKLFYWGDTAPGFELLARDTLRLWIAENFDQLALDDKKNGELLAAAVTATVGAGARAICDSRTREEAATVADFYAELVTRLVMPTLEAERLN, encoded by the coding sequence ATGAAGTCAGAGACAAGTTCCTCAAAAGGAAAGTCTGTCCCGCAATTCCTGCCGAGAGTTCTAGCAACACGTAAAGCGCTATTAGAAGGTGCTAGACGAGCATTCGTGGAGCACGGCGGATTTGCCCAGACGTCGATAGATGCCATAGTCGCGAGATCGCAGTCGAGTTTAGGAAGTCTATACAATCAGTACGGAAGCAAAGCTGAGATTTTTCTTGCACTGTACGAGGACTATCACAGCAAGTTATGGCAGGTTAGCCATGCTGCCATACAGGGTTCCCGAGATGCGGGAGAACCGGATCCTCTCAGACAATATCTTGAAGGCCTCAAGGCGTATCTTCGTGAATGCTGGGAAGAGCGCGATCTGACTAAGCTCTTTTATTGGGGCGACACAGCCCCGGGGTTTGAACTGCTTGCGAGAGATACCCTCCGATTGTGGATTGCTGAAAACTTCGATCAACTAGCGCTCGATGACAAAAAGAATGGCGAATTGCTGGCGGCTGCTGTAACGGCAACTGTTGGTGCTGGCGCCAGGGCAATATGTGACAGTCGCACACGTGAGGAAGCAGCCACGGTAGCGGATTTCTACGCAGAGTTGGTCACCAGGCTTGTCATGCCGACCCTCGAGGCTGAGAGACTGAACTGA